A genomic segment from Helicobacter sp. NHP19-012 encodes:
- the atpG gene encoding ATP synthase F1 subunit gamma gives MGGNLKDIRKKIASVKNTQKTTRAMKLVSTSKLKKTEEVARRSKVFANKLNEVFADICAKIKTRGLKSIESQYFLKLEQPEVQKIDIIFVTADKGLCGGFNAATIKEVVRLINRYKAQNVKVRLRGIGKKGIAYFTYNGIDLLDKAADLSSSPDADKAAAFVDSAVQDYLNGLTDSVIIVHNGFKNMISQEMKVQTILPLDFSTQIEQAKSESEGIVVEPDDEEGVILDSLARKFIHFNMYYALLDSLAAEHSARMQAMDTATNNAADLVRTLTISYNKARQEAITTELVEINAGVEAIK, from the coding sequence ATGGGCGGTAATTTAAAGGACATTAGAAAGAAAATCGCTAGCGTCAAGAACACGCAAAAGACTACGAGGGCTATGAAGCTCGTCTCCACTTCTAAGCTCAAAAAAACCGAGGAAGTGGCGCGCCGCTCAAAGGTGTTTGCCAATAAATTGAACGAAGTCTTTGCCGACATTTGCGCCAAGATCAAAACAAGGGGGCTAAAGAGCATTGAGAGCCAATATTTCTTAAAGCTTGAACAGCCCGAAGTGCAAAAGATCGATATTATTTTTGTTACCGCCGACAAGGGGCTTTGTGGAGGTTTTAATGCCGCCACGATCAAAGAAGTGGTGCGCCTCATCAACCGCTATAAAGCCCAAAATGTCAAGGTGCGCTTAAGAGGCATTGGCAAAAAGGGCATCGCCTACTTCACCTACAATGGGATCGACCTACTAGACAAAGCAGCGGATTTGAGCTCCTCGCCCGATGCCGACAAGGCGGCGGCCTTTGTGGATAGTGCCGTGCAAGACTATTTAAATGGGCTCACCGACAGCGTCATCATTGTGCATAATGGCTTTAAAAACATGATCTCTCAAGAAATGAAGGTGCAAACGATTTTGCCCCTAGATTTTAGCACCCAGATCGAGCAGGCTAAGAGCGAGAGCGAGGGGATTGTGGTTGAACCCGATGATGAAGAGGGCGTGATTTTAGACTCTTTGGCTAGAAAGTTCATCCACTTCAACATGTATTACGCCCTGCTAGACTCGCTAGCTGCCGAGCACAGCGCGCGCATGCAGGCGATGGACACCGCCACGAACAACGCAGCGGATTTGGTCCGCACGCTCACCATTTCTTACAACAAAGCCCGCCAAGAGGCGATCACCACCGAGCTTGTGGAGATCAACGCCGGCGTGGAAGCGATCAAATAA
- a CDS encoding F0F1 ATP synthase subunit delta, with the protein MLELIAAKYTQALRQALSSEEFTQAMEVLEALCALYSHPDFLELINSPHYPDSLKQEVLERFLEDKEGKLHNLICLLVLHKRLNLLPLIYNSLRSQAQRAQNIYQGYLYSDKDLAPEEVQELSKHVSAHFNISLRLKTLHQDREGVRLVIPDLETEIAFYKENYFNQLRQHILQAV; encoded by the coding sequence ATGTTAGAGCTCATCGCCGCCAAATACACCCAAGCCCTGCGCCAAGCCCTAAGCTCTGAGGAGTTCACCCAAGCCATGGAGGTGCTAGAAGCCCTATGCGCCCTATATAGCCACCCCGATTTTTTAGAGCTCATCAACTCCCCCCACTACCCCGATAGCCTCAAACAAGAGGTGTTAGAACGCTTTTTAGAGGATAAAGAGGGCAAGTTGCACAACTTGATCTGCTTATTGGTTTTGCATAAACGGCTCAACCTCCTCCCCCTTATTTATAATTCTTTGCGCTCCCAGGCCCAAAGGGCACAGAACATCTACCAAGGCTACCTTTACAGCGATAAAGATTTAGCCCCAGAGGAAGTGCAAGAGCTTTCTAAGCATGTATCCGCCCACTTCAACATCTCTTTAAGGCTCAAAACCCTACACCAAGATAGAGAGGGTGTGCGCTTGGTGATCCCCGATTTGGAAACCGAGATCGCCTTCTACAAAGAAAACTACTTCAACCAGCTTAGACAGCACATCTTACAAGCCGTTTAA
- a CDS encoding F0F1 ATP synthase subunit B', with protein sequence MSISINVYLMAVVFITFLALLVLLNSWVYQPLLAYMDERQESMAKDKRNIDQLHSETAMHHQEAQNILKEARVQADKIVQDALYDARANYESVVAQKEKELEKQAEEANNALKESKSNLKLQLAHDLPTLEALLKLKISQI encoded by the coding sequence ATGAGCATTTCGATCAATGTCTACCTAATGGCTGTGGTGTTTATCACTTTCCTTGCCTTATTGGTCTTGCTTAATTCGTGGGTGTACCAACCCTTGTTGGCATATATGGATGAGCGCCAGGAGTCCATGGCAAAAGACAAACGCAATATAGATCAGCTCCACAGCGAGACAGCCATGCACCATCAAGAAGCCCAAAATATTTTAAAAGAGGCACGGGTGCAAGCGGATAAAATCGTGCAGGACGCACTCTACGATGCACGAGCGAATTATGAGTCGGTCGTGGCGCAAAAAGAGAAAGAGCTAGAAAAACAAGCCGAAGAAGCCAACAATGCATTAAAGGAAAGTAAAAGTAACTTGAAATTACAATTAGCCCATGATTTGCCCACTTTAGAGGCTTTGTTGAAACTGAAAATATCTCAAATTTAA
- a CDS encoding biotin--[acetyl-CoA-carboxylase] ligase, with the protein MQVLEFESLPSTQIYLVEQIRAKSLTPPICVWAKQQSAGIGSRGQVWESVEEALTFSFACTIDTSTPKQSLSLYFGYLFKQTLHGLGHKEVWLKWPNDLYVGEAKVGGVMSQIHKDIVICGIGLNICTDKYAALAVCAKEVLQAFLKGLEHPPTWAKIFKAYKIDFERTHSKQFFKHESGLIPLSQATMRPDGGLEIEGQVYYSQR; encoded by the coding sequence GTGCAAGTTTTAGAGTTTGAGAGTCTACCATCCACGCAAATTTATTTAGTCGAGCAGATCAGAGCCAAGAGTCTAACCCCCCCCATTTGTGTGTGGGCAAAACAACAAAGCGCAGGCATAGGTAGCCGCGGGCAAGTGTGGGAGAGCGTTGAGGAGGCGTTGACCTTCTCTTTTGCTTGCACGATAGACACGAGTACCCCTAAGCAAAGTTTGAGTCTATACTTTGGCTATCTGTTTAAACAAACCTTGCACGGCTTAGGGCATAAAGAAGTGTGGCTCAAATGGCCTAACGACTTGTATGTGGGGGAGGCAAAAGTGGGTGGGGTGATGAGCCAAATCCATAAGGACATCGTCATTTGTGGGATCGGGCTAAATATTTGTACGGACAAATACGCCGCTCTAGCTGTATGCGCCAAAGAAGTGTTGCAAGCGTTTTTAAAGGGTTTAGAACACCCCCCCACTTGGGCAAAGATTTTTAAAGCCTACAAAATCGACTTTGAGCGCACCCACTCTAAGCAATTCTTTAAGCATGAAAGCGGATTAATCCCCCTATCTCAAGCCACAATGCGCCCCGATGGTGGGCTAGAGATAGAGGGGCAAGTTTATTACTCCCAACGCTAA
- the fmt gene encoding methionyl-tRNA formyltransferase, with protein sequence MRVLFMGVPVFARVVLQQLILEGVEIVGLVTQPSKPFGRHHTPKDSATKTFILENHPHIPILEPNKLDEEALQAIAALKPDKIVVVAYGKILPQALLDLAPCLNLHGSILPQFRGASPLQEMILHDLKTFGVSVILMDAHMDTGDILGVASFEKDRDHNLQDLGARLALLGAKLMASVLKNFKNITPTPQDHSQASYCKKISKADGLVDFSNARQVYLKYLAYYPWPGVFLNSGLKLFGIELLSTAEQHKEGKILTIDDEGVSVGCAKGALKIAQLQAPGKQKVGAKAYLSGKRLKVGDILA encoded by the coding sequence ATGCGTGTTTTGTTCATGGGAGTGCCAGTGTTCGCCCGCGTGGTGTTGCAACAGCTCATCTTAGAGGGCGTTGAGATTGTCGGGCTTGTTACGCAGCCTAGTAAACCCTTTGGCCGCCACCACACCCCCAAGGACAGCGCAACCAAGACCTTTATTTTAGAAAACCACCCCCATATCCCCATTTTAGAGCCAAACAAACTTGATGAAGAAGCTTTGCAAGCCATTGCTGCTTTAAAACCCGACAAAATCGTGGTTGTGGCGTATGGCAAGATTTTGCCCCAAGCTTTGCTAGACTTAGCCCCATGTTTGAATTTGCACGGCTCGATCTTGCCCCAATTTCGAGGGGCAAGCCCCCTGCAAGAAATGATTTTGCACGACTTAAAAACCTTTGGCGTGAGCGTGATTTTAATGGACGCACACATGGATACGGGAGATATTTTGGGCGTGGCTTCGTTTGAAAAGGATAGGGATCACAACTTGCAAGATTTGGGCGCAAGGCTAGCCCTCTTGGGGGCCAAGCTTATGGCGAGCGTGCTTAAAAACTTTAAAAATATCACCCCCACGCCCCAAGATCACAGCCAAGCCAGCTATTGCAAGAAAATCAGTAAAGCCGATGGCTTGGTGGATTTTAGCAATGCCCGCCAAGTCTATTTAAAATACCTTGCCTACTACCCATGGCCGGGGGTGTTTTTAAACAGCGGGCTCAAACTCTTTGGCATTGAGCTTTTAAGCACGGCAGAACAACACAAGGAAGGCAAAATTTTAACCATAGATGACGAGGGGGTATCGGTGGGGTGCGCTAAAGGCGCGCTAAAGATCGCACAGCTACAAGCCCCCGGCAAGCAAAAAGTCGGGGCTAAGGCATATTTGAGCGGTAAACGCCTCAAAGTCGGGGACATTTTAGCCTAG
- a CDS encoding COG3014 family protein has product MKRLYMWVFVVVVLGSLAGCTGNREQLQRFDQIYYNGAQFSNAYLFSKKMAKKDHSNALLWDLQQGMSALMAGQYTNSIKAFNVAELRYDRHRNLFGRSLGNVGAVLVNDNVRAYTGNVYESVLLNYYKAIDYLLLQDPKDARVEFNRANDRQRRAKEFYNKEIRKAVEKMQQRGSNRLSAEQSNNQVQEILNNEYSNLDDFYAYNDLINPVVSYLSGLFFVENNDLSKGLDYLKEAYGISHSTTIGEDLIFFNHPTSAHFTWVFIEDGQQATKKEFKINIPLPLPNGIYDASLALPQLKEGVDFHSTFALRVGQKQRNFEPLLLLDALIASEFKKQLPYILTRAITSTALKVGLEAVSNQYLGVLGGLFSSIYAAASTSADIRSSAVFPHKFYIVRLRNTHKHTIHILADGQDIYNFRLVVCSPNILLQPNTYCTNRDHVFYIRSFSNLSLVRALW; this is encoded by the coding sequence ATGAAAAGACTTTACATGTGGGTGTTTGTGGTTGTGGTGTTGGGCTCTTTGGCAGGCTGCACAGGCAATCGGGAGCAATTACAACGCTTTGATCAGATTTATTACAACGGCGCACAATTCTCCAATGCTTACTTGTTTTCCAAAAAAATGGCTAAAAAGGACCATAGTAACGCTTTGTTATGGGATTTGCAACAGGGCATGAGTGCTTTAATGGCAGGACAATACACCAACTCGATAAAAGCCTTTAATGTCGCTGAGTTGCGCTACGACCGCCACCGTAATCTCTTTGGCCGATCTTTGGGTAATGTGGGGGCAGTGTTGGTGAACGACAATGTTAGGGCTTATACGGGCAATGTCTATGAGAGCGTGTTACTCAATTACTACAAGGCTATCGATTATCTTTTATTGCAAGACCCAAAAGATGCACGGGTGGAGTTTAACCGCGCCAACGACCGCCAACGACGGGCTAAAGAGTTTTACAATAAAGAGATCCGCAAGGCGGTTGAGAAAATGCAACAGCGAGGCTCAAACCGCCTAAGTGCTGAACAATCCAATAACCAAGTGCAAGAAATCTTAAACAATGAATATTCTAATTTGGATGATTTTTACGCCTACAACGACTTGATTAACCCCGTGGTGTCCTATCTCTCTGGGCTGTTTTTTGTGGAGAACAACGATTTAAGCAAGGGGCTAGACTACCTAAAAGAAGCCTACGGCATCAGCCACTCCACCACCATAGGCGAGGATTTGATCTTTTTTAATCACCCCACCTCTGCCCACTTCACATGGGTTTTCATAGAAGACGGACAGCAAGCGACAAAAAAAGAATTTAAGATCAATATCCCCTTGCCCTTGCCTAATGGGATTTACGATGCGAGTTTAGCTCTACCACAACTCAAAGAAGGCGTAGATTTCCACAGCACTTTTGCTCTGCGGGTGGGACAAAAACAGCGCAACTTTGAACCGCTGCTACTCTTGGATGCACTCATTGCCAGCGAATTTAAAAAACAATTGCCCTACATCCTCACAAGGGCAATCACCTCAACCGCCCTTAAAGTGGGGCTTGAAGCGGTTTCTAACCAATACTTAGGCGTGTTAGGAGGGCTGTTTTCTTCCATTTATGCGGCGGCGAGCACCTCAGCTGACATCCGCTCTTCTGCAGTTTTTCCCCACAAGTTTTACATTGTGCGCCTAAGGAACACCCACAAACACACAATCCACATTTTAGCCGATGGACAAGATATTTATAATTTTAGACTCGTTGTGTGTAGTCCTAATATCCTCTTACAGCCCAATACTTACTGCACTAACCGAGACCATGTCTTTTACATCCGGAGTTTCTCTAATCTTAGCCTTGTGCGGGCTTTGTGGTAA
- a CDS encoding LPP20 family lipoprotein has translation MLKKPWILLGLPLFLQAVPHWYENTPNKPQFFYGSGSGNTREAAKEKALNDLASNISVHVSSQTTSTTTRNNNKLDKKASQHIKLVVDSLKLVHVDTDKQECQKGVCYTRVVMDKNMFLNLLSKRYADLYNTLSPFKPTQGCHGIFIREKQQIQTLLDKMTPLQEILNAYGRSSAPLTSYKELIKANSPKPKAQIVFANGADGEIADVLMGQYARFVRQTTAPGFYSIDNKIFTSEGNGLFHIGLDINIKNCQGDIIYSKHLNADQHSRGFAIERIKAQVFKQLKNYQSGTGAGTADVNSDNIEF, from the coding sequence ATGTTAAAAAAGCCGTGGATCTTATTGGGTTTGCCCTTGTTCTTACAAGCTGTGCCCCATTGGTATGAGAACACCCCCAACAAGCCTCAGTTTTTCTATGGCAGTGGTTCGGGCAACACTAGGGAAGCCGCCAAAGAAAAGGCCCTAAACGATTTAGCTAGCAATATCTCTGTGCATGTGTCTTCGCAAACCACCAGCACCACCACTAGAAACAACAATAAACTAGATAAAAAAGCCAGCCAACACATTAAGTTAGTGGTCGATTCGCTCAAATTGGTCCATGTTGACACAGATAAACAAGAGTGCCAAAAAGGCGTGTGTTACACTAGGGTGGTCATGGACAAAAACATGTTTTTAAACTTGCTCTCAAAACGCTACGCCGACCTTTACAACACTTTAAGCCCCTTTAAACCCACGCAAGGCTGCCATGGGATTTTTATCCGTGAAAAACAGCAAATCCAAACCCTCTTAGACAAAATGACTCCCTTGCAAGAGATTTTAAACGCCTATGGGCGTTCTTCAGCCCCCCTCACTTCTTATAAGGAGCTCATCAAGGCCAATAGCCCTAAACCCAAGGCGCAGATTGTTTTTGCTAATGGAGCGGATGGGGAAATCGCCGATGTGCTTATGGGGCAATATGCCCGTTTTGTGCGCCAAACCACTGCCCCGGGCTTTTACAGCATAGACAATAAAATTTTCACCAGCGAGGGTAATGGGTTGTTTCACATCGGCTTAGACATCAACATTAAAAATTGCCAAGGGGACATCATCTACTCCAAGCATCTAAATGCCGATCAGCATAGCCGTGGGTTTGCCATCGAGCGCATTAAAGCCCAAGTCTTTAAACAGCTCAAAAACTACCAAAGCGGCACGGGTGCAGGCACAGCCGATGTCAATTCGGACAACATAGAGTTTTAG
- a CDS encoding 30S ribosomal protein S1 translates to MNQELEFLGSQSESKEFQDYMQEYMQTEEVEQKGALREGVIVSINGQEGYAMVSVGGKTEGRLPLSEIGDAQGGLLFGMNDTIQVYVSQKGERPSVSYKRALAFVKNQEKIQALGADFKDKVVDGRVTRENKGGYIVVDNEGVEYFLSKTQSSLKRDAKHIGKHIKACITAIDPENASISISRKRFFDVYSKYQHEQSQKLVESGAIYTGVVKSVTSFGVFVEVEGVEGLVHYTEITHRGSTNPARHFKEGDVVQVKALSYDEKKKRLLLSIKAATEDPWEEIQTKLKVGYAIKVVVSNIENYGVFVDIGNDIEGFLHISEISWNKDVKHPSDYLELNQEIDVKIIEIDSKNRRLRVSLKQLSDKPFNEFVSKHRVGEVIEGKVATLTDFGAFVNLGGVDGLLHNKDAFWEQDQKCKDHFKVGDVVKTKILKIDKDSEKISLEMKYSQPSPTETFSQKHRVGDVIEGKIVGMKDFGIFVNVEGVDVFIKAEDLYPLKKEELKMGDMVASAVVAIEKSNNRVRASVRRLERKREQDRLHTFNAGDTKMTLGDKLSGKF, encoded by the coding sequence ATGAATCAGGAATTAGAGTTTCTAGGTAGCCAAAGCGAGTCCAAAGAGTTTCAGGACTATATGCAAGAGTATATGCAAACCGAAGAGGTGGAGCAAAAAGGCGCGCTTAGGGAGGGTGTGATCGTTTCAATCAACGGGCAAGAGGGCTATGCGATGGTGAGCGTGGGGGGCAAAACAGAGGGGCGTTTGCCTTTGAGTGAGATTGGGGATGCTCAAGGGGGGCTACTCTTTGGGATGAACGACACGATCCAAGTCTATGTGTCCCAAAAAGGGGAGCGCCCCAGCGTGTCTTACAAGCGGGCGTTGGCGTTTGTCAAAAACCAAGAAAAAATCCAAGCTTTGGGGGCGGATTTTAAAGATAAAGTCGTGGATGGCAGGGTTACTAGGGAGAATAAGGGCGGTTACATTGTCGTAGACAATGAGGGCGTGGAGTATTTTCTCTCTAAGACGCAATCTTCTTTAAAGCGAGATGCCAAGCACATAGGCAAGCACATTAAAGCTTGTATCACCGCCATTGACCCCGAAAACGCTTCGATCTCCATCTCACGCAAACGCTTCTTTGATGTTTACAGCAAATACCAACACGAGCAATCCCAAAAACTCGTGGAATCGGGTGCGATCTACACCGGCGTGGTCAAAAGTGTAACGAGTTTTGGCGTGTTTGTGGAAGTGGAGGGGGTGGAAGGCTTGGTGCATTACACCGAGATCACGCACAGAGGTTCTACAAACCCCGCCAGACACTTTAAAGAGGGCGATGTGGTGCAGGTGAAAGCCTTGTCTTACGATGAAAAGAAAAAACGCCTGCTTCTCTCCATCAAAGCCGCAACGGAAGACCCTTGGGAAGAGATCCAAACAAAATTAAAAGTCGGTTACGCCATTAAAGTCGTGGTGAGCAACATTGAAAACTACGGCGTGTTCGTGGATATTGGCAACGACATAGAGGGCTTTTTACACATCTCAGAGATCTCTTGGAACAAAGATGTCAAGCACCCTAGCGACTATTTAGAACTCAACCAAGAAATTGATGTCAAAATTATAGAAATTGACAGTAAAAACCGCCGCTTAAGGGTGTCTTTAAAACAGCTCTCCGACAAACCCTTTAACGAATTTGTGTCTAAACACCGAGTCGGCGAAGTGATCGAGGGTAAGGTTGCGACACTCACAGATTTTGGGGCGTTTGTGAACTTGGGAGGCGTGGATGGCTTGTTGCACAACAAAGATGCGTTTTGGGAGCAGGATCAAAAATGCAAAGACCATTTTAAAGTTGGGGATGTGGTGAAAACCAAAATCTTAAAAATTGACAAAGACAGCGAAAAAATCTCTTTAGAAATGAAATATTCTCAGCCCTCTCCCACAGAAACCTTTAGCCAAAAGCACCGCGTGGGTGATGTGATCGAGGGCAAAATCGTGGGGATGAAGGATTTTGGGATTTTTGTGAATGTAGAGGGCGTCGATGTTTTCATCAAAGCCGAGGATCTCTACCCCTTGAAAAAAGAGGAACTCAAAATGGGGGACATGGTGGCAAGCGCGGTTGTAGCGATTGAAAAGAGCAATAATCGGGTGCGTGCGAGTGTGCGCCGCCTAGAGCGTAAGAGAGAGCAAGATCGGCTCCACACCTTCAACGCCGGCGACACCAAAATGACGCTAGGGGACAAACTCAGCGGCAAGTTCTAA
- the serA gene encoding phosphoglycerate dehydrogenase: protein MPKIAICDPIHERGLALLYEQMDLEIQDLSTLEKPSLSEAIKDIDALITRSMTAINANLLAHATKLKAIVRAGVGVDNVDIDLCSQKGIVVMNVPTANTIAAVELTMAHMLNAVRRLPGANTQLKHEHLWKREDWYGTELYGKKLGIIGFGNIGSRVGVRALAFGMEVITYDPYIPKSKAADLGVLYTKDFKDILACDIITIHTPKNKETINIIGQEQIAQMKEGVILINCARGGLYNEEALYAALKSKKVRWLGMDVFSKEPGTKNPLLELDNVYVTPHIGANTYESQEQIAKEAAQAVIEALRGSSYPNALNIPIQDNIAPYAKPYLQLAQKLGFFCAQVHKGAWSALELTLAGSICEYGNSLLTFALMGLLKPSLGDKINYVNAPHVASERNIHLTTKTLEDATPYTNLITLQLSAPGYSTQISATAFSDDILKITNIDGFEMDVKPQGTMILFKNTDKPGVIGNVGHTLAKHNINIADFRLGRNAKAEALAAILVDAPIGPNILHDLQEVPHCLGVSVVSI, encoded by the coding sequence ATGCCAAAAATTGCCATTTGCGACCCTATCCATGAAAGAGGGTTAGCCCTTTTATACGAACAGATGGATTTAGAGATACAAGACCTTTCCACGCTTGAAAAGCCCTCCTTATCCGAAGCGATTAAAGACATCGACGCGCTCATCACAAGAAGCATGACCGCTATCAACGCTAATTTACTCGCCCACGCCACGAAGTTAAAAGCCATTGTGCGCGCGGGTGTAGGCGTGGACAATGTGGACATTGACCTGTGCTCGCAAAAGGGCATTGTGGTGATGAATGTCCCCACCGCCAACACGATCGCCGCCGTAGAGCTCACCATGGCGCACATGTTAAACGCCGTGCGCCGCTTGCCCGGGGCAAACACACAACTCAAACACGAACACCTATGGAAGCGAGAGGATTGGTATGGAACAGAGCTTTATGGCAAGAAACTAGGCATCATCGGCTTTGGCAACATCGGTTCAAGGGTGGGGGTTAGGGCTTTGGCTTTTGGCATGGAGGTTATCACCTACGACCCCTACATCCCCAAGTCCAAAGCCGCCGACTTAGGCGTGCTTTACACGAAGGATTTTAAAGACATTTTAGCGTGCGACATCATCACCATCCACACCCCCAAGAACAAGGAAACGATCAACATCATCGGCCAAGAGCAGATCGCCCAAATGAAAGAGGGCGTGATTTTAATCAACTGCGCTAGAGGTGGGCTTTACAATGAAGAAGCCCTATATGCAGCCTTAAAGTCTAAAAAAGTGCGCTGGCTTGGCATGGATGTTTTTAGCAAAGAGCCAGGCACAAAGAACCCCCTTTTAGAGCTAGACAATGTCTATGTAACGCCGCACATCGGGGCAAACACCTACGAGTCGCAAGAGCAGATCGCCAAAGAAGCTGCCCAAGCGGTGATCGAAGCCTTAAGGGGGAGCAGCTACCCCAACGCCCTAAACATCCCCATCCAAGACAACATCGCTCCTTACGCCAAGCCCTATTTACAGCTCGCCCAAAAGCTCGGTTTCTTCTGCGCCCAGGTGCATAAGGGGGCGTGGAGCGCGCTAGAACTCACCCTAGCCGGCTCCATCTGTGAATATGGCAATTCCTTACTCACCTTCGCCCTAATGGGGCTATTAAAGCCCAGCCTAGGCGATAAAATCAACTATGTCAACGCCCCCCATGTCGCCAGTGAGCGCAACATCCACTTAACCACCAAGACCCTAGAAGACGCAACCCCGTATACAAATCTCATCACTTTGCAATTAAGTGCGCCGGGTTATAGCACCCAAATCAGCGCCACCGCCTTTAGCGACGACATTTTAAAAATCACCAACATAGACGGCTTTGAAATGGATGTTAAGCCGCAAGGCACGATGATTTTATTTAAAAACACCGACAAGCCCGGGGTGATCGGCAATGTGGGGCACACCCTAGCCAAGCACAACATCAACATCGCCGACTTTAGGCTGGGGCGCAACGCCAAGGCTGAGGCTCTAGCGGCGATCCTCGTGGATGCACCCATTGGCCCTAATATCCTACACGACCTGCAGGAAGTCCCCCACTGCCTAGGCGTGTCCGTGGTTTCTATCTAG
- a CDS encoding menaquinone biosynthesis decarboxylase, with translation MQELIAKLKERGDLRVFDTPLDICLEIPHIAYIEVKKPKGGQALLFTQPKRGDTPLEIPVLMNVFGAKERLEFILNRSIEDCQAQLESLLNLQKPKSFKDFLGLAKNLYSLRFSLPKISKTPPKRQVFEGAQVDLNKLPILTTWEHDAAPFITMGQIYTQSLDKKHHNLGLYRLQVQGKNRLGLHWQIHKDSNHFFHAYKEAGMKMPVSVAIGGDALYAWCGQAPLPYGVFELALYGLIRGKCAQLMPCLTNPLAVPLDADIVLEGWVDTSRLEMEGPFGDHTGFYTPKEPYPVLEVQAMHLKDKLVYLASVVGKPPLEDKYMGYFTERLFLPLLKKSAQGLIDYHMPENGVFHNLILAQIAPSYPGHAHQIMHHFWGTGQMSFVKHAIFVGKNAPKLTNYPALFAHILDHLDLHQSLLSCGVCDALDHASPTYAFGGKLGLVALEPTPHPKTPLEEPELLARLQALMPQVQNLKQYGLESKNPIAIVGIEKTTPLVPLFKNLEPLAPHVSALIFVDSHKNDLNNPYMLLWRVVNNIDAKRDIWLKPPLICIDATDKGALEGHTREWPKETNCSLSVLESLASRGLIPPLSDPLYEKYHIYHSSKG, from the coding sequence TTGCAAGAGCTCATCGCTAAACTTAAAGAGCGGGGGGATTTGCGGGTGTTTGACACACCCCTAGACATTTGCTTAGAAATCCCGCACATCGCCTACATTGAGGTTAAAAAGCCCAAAGGCGGGCAGGCGTTGTTATTCACACAGCCAAAAAGGGGCGACACGCCCTTAGAAATCCCCGTTTTAATGAATGTCTTTGGTGCAAAAGAGCGTCTAGAGTTCATCCTCAACCGCTCCATTGAGGACTGCCAAGCGCAACTAGAAAGCCTACTAAATTTACAAAAACCTAAAAGTTTTAAAGACTTCTTAGGGCTGGCTAAAAACCTCTACAGCCTGCGCTTTAGCCTGCCTAAAATCTCTAAAACCCCCCCAAAAAGGCAAGTTTTTGAGGGCGCACAAGTGGATTTAAATAAGCTGCCTATCCTCACCACTTGGGAGCACGATGCCGCCCCCTTCATCACTATGGGGCAGATTTACACCCAAAGCCTAGACAAGAAACACCACAATTTAGGGCTTTACCGCCTGCAGGTGCAGGGCAAAAACCGCCTCGGCCTGCACTGGCAAATCCATAAAGACTCGAACCACTTCTTCCACGCCTACAAAGAGGCGGGGATGAAAATGCCCGTGAGCGTGGCGATCGGTGGGGACGCATTGTATGCGTGGTGCGGGCAAGCCCCCCTGCCCTATGGAGTCTTTGAGCTTGCCTTGTATGGCTTGATTCGGGGCAAATGCGCCCAGCTTATGCCCTGCCTCACAAACCCCCTTGCTGTGCCCCTAGACGCAGATATTGTGCTTGAGGGGTGGGTAGATACAAGCCGCTTAGAAATGGAGGGACCCTTTGGCGATCACACGGGTTTTTACACCCCCAAAGAGCCCTACCCCGTGCTCGAAGTGCAAGCCATGCACCTTAAAGACAAGCTCGTTTATTTAGCCAGCGTGGTGGGCAAGCCCCCCCTAGAGGACAAGTATATGGGCTACTTCACCGAAAGGCTGTTTTTGCCTCTGCTTAAAAAAAGCGCACAAGGGCTAATAGATTATCACATGCCCGAAAATGGGGTGTTTCATAATCTCATCCTAGCCCAAATTGCGCCCAGCTACCCGGGTCACGCCCACCAAATCATGCACCACTTTTGGGGCACGGGGCAAATGAGTTTTGTTAAACACGCTATTTTTGTCGGTAAAAACGCGCCCAAACTCACAAACTACCCCGCCCTCTTTGCCCACATTTTAGACCACCTTGATTTACACCAAAGCCTACTTTCTTGTGGTGTGTGCGATGCCCTCGATCACGCCAGCCCCACTTACGCCTTTGGGGGCAAGTTAGGGCTAGTGGCTTTAGAGCCCACCCCGCACCCCAAAACCCCCCTAGAAGAGCCTGAGCTCTTAGCCCGCCTACAAGCTTTAATGCCCCAAGTGCAAAATTTAAAGCAATACGGGCTAGAGAGCAAAAACCCCATTGCAATCGTGGGTATAGAAAAGACCACCCCCCTAGTGCCCCTTTTTAAAAACTTAGAACCCTTAGCCCCCCATGTGAGCGCGCTCATTTTTGTGGATAGCCATAAGAACGACTTAAATAACCCCTACATGCTCCTTTGGCGAGTGGTGAATAACATAGACGCCAAGCGCGACATTTGGCTAAAGCCGCCCCTAATCTGCATAGATGCGACCGACAAGGGCGCACTAGAGGGGCATACTAGGGAGTGGCCTAAAGAAACTAATTGTTCCTTAAGCGTGCTAGAGAGCCTCGCAAGTAGGGGGCTAATCCCGCCTTTAAGCGACCCACTTTATGAGAAATACCACATTTACCACTCCTCGAAAGGCTAA